atttaaaaaaaagggaagtgTTCATCCGGTCACAACTGATCAGAAGTCCTATTTAAGTCTCCTGTGGACTTCTCCCTAAGTAGTTCTTCATGTCCGCCCCTCTACTTCAGGGGTGGGGCAAGGTCTGCTTTTTGCAAACACCGTAGTGTAGTCACCATTTCCCTTCCCACCACCCTACAAGCACTGTCAGTTTCGTATATAACTGACCACATCCATCACTGTACTACACAGCCCAACAGTACACATCATGAAAATGCGGCCTGCTTCACGATTTCCATCTCAAACAGTTGTTCTGCCAGCAAGATCAAAATACAAAACTCTTCTTAgagcttttcctcctcctctccttcaggTGTGTATAAGTGTACCATTTCCCAGGCCATCAGTTTTAAGAAATATTCCGGAGACGTTACCGGAAGCCAACCCACCCGTCCTCCCTCCAGCTCGTTACCTAGAAAGAGGCTAACGACCGCACCGAGTGCACTTGAGAGGGGCATGACAATTTGAGGAGTGTCTGACCACAGGacaatcccctcccccaaatcagcTGAGCGGAAGACAGCCCAAAGTGACTCCGAGGGCGAGGAGCCTCCCCGTGCGCGTGCAGAGCCGCTGGCCAGGAGGGCGGATCTGCAGGGTTGACTCCGGCCTCTGGACAGTCCAGAAACGCCTCATTCCGGGGCTCTGCTCGCGGGCCGCCGAGCGAGGCGTCTCGCCCCCCCtctcagcagggctgggggggagagagaagtccTGGCGGTAACCGCGctgcccgcccccaccccaggccgGCCGGAGGGAGGAGCGGTGTCTAGCGGTCACGGATGGGGTGGGCCCTTCGAGGCGCCTGAAGAGCTCGGCCTCCGAGCCTGGCTCAAGGGGCCGACCCGTTTGTCACCCGCCTGCCCCCCTTCCTCGGCAGCCATTTTACCAGGCTCGCCACCCCCGAAACGGGCCCTCTCGGCGCTGGGGACACCCACGAGGCCTCCACACACGCCACCTGCCCTCGACTGGGCCGCTCCGTCCCGCAGGCAGCACCCCTCCCGTGCGCGCAGGGCGACAAGCGGGTCCGGCTGCCAGCGGATACGGCGAGCCTGGAGGCGACCGGCTCCCTGTGGGGAGGCATCAGGCCCTTCCCCCCCGCCGCCGAAACGGGTAGAGCCCAGGGCACCTCCGGCTCTGACAGCGAGCCGGCTGCGGGGAGACGCGCCGCCAGCAGGACGCCCCGGCGCTGAGGGGAAGCTGCCTGGGCCCCTCGCTCACCTAGGATCGCTTTGCGGCGATCGGCGTGGGGCTGGTCCGTATAAACCCACTCGAAGTCCTCCCGAGCTACCGCGTTCCCCATCGctgccgcgccgcgccgcgcccgCCCGGACGCCTCCTTGGCTGACTCGACTGGCACGCGGACGGAGCTTGGCGGCGGCGCCGCTCCCCCTTTATATAGCGAGAAGGTGTCTCGCCGGCTACGCCCCCACTGCTGCTGATTGGCCGGGGGCTGAtggcctcacccccacccctagcTCAACCCGTTTTtactgacccccccccctttgtgCTCTACGAATATTTACAAAGATTTTAAAGGATTAAATAACGGTGTTTGCAGATAATATTCGGGGCCCCACGGGGCGGGGCAAGAAGTGACGTAGGCGGCGGCGGGAGCCTAGTGAAGGAGGACCGTTAGGTAgttggcgggggcgggggtggccGCGCGCGAGCGTTGCCCGCCCCGGGGGAGGCCGGGTCTGTCAGCATGTCACCCTCCTCGggtagggggcggggggcagaggggagccccCGCATCGCCCCTCCCCCAGACACCGCTCCCTCGTGCCGCCCCCCCAATACTACGTCCTAGCCTCCCccggctgctggctgcttccctaTCCACCGCCTTGCCAAGCCCCGCTTCTGCGGGCCCGGCGTGTCCTCCTCGCCGCGTGTCTGGGGTGGGAAATAATGGGGGTCATACAGAGCCGCGGGCGCGGGGGCTGCAGAGAGTCCCTGAAACAGAGGAtggccatggggcaggggaggttggagGGATGCAAGAAGCCCCCCCAGTGTGTGCGAAACGCTTGGCCTGCGTCAGCAGCAAAGCACCCGCCTATCCTGGCCGGTCAGGGGCTGATTTCCCAGCCTCTGAAATGGTGCTAACACGCTTTGCGGGGCTGGGGGATCCATATGTGCACACACGATGCTGTGCAGGCATGACGTGTTGCTGTGATACTCATGTATATCTGTGTGCACGGCCGGTTAGCTTGAGGTGTATGACACCAAGGTTGCCTCTAACCAAACTCTCCCTGCAGGGAAAGCGCTGGCTCCAGGTAAGTGGTGCTTTAAGGGCTTTGGCTTCACAGACCCAAAGGTGATGTTTTTTACAGCCAGATAAGGAAGGCGTGATAGTTATCGCACTGTAAAATCCTAAGTGGTGACAGAGGCCCTTGTATTTTACCCTGAGGAACCTAGGCGAGGTCAACACTAGATCCCAGCCAGGGGTTGACCTCACCTAGTTCACCTGGCAATAAAGTGAGAGTGCCCTGTCTCCTCTGTGTTTTTACAATGGGATAGGTTAAGGCGCATGACCTATCACAAGATAAAAACACGTTTCTGTCAGTCACAGTTGAGGTAGCTGACCTATCAAGTGGCATGGGCTGAAGCTCAAGTAAGACTGATGCTGGAGCTAGAGATGCAGTCCGGACTCCACTACAAATACAAACACCCTGGGCTGCTGGTACAATCACTCTGTGCAGCTTGAGTGGGTTTCTTTTGGTGTGTAGTGGTTtagtggtttttttgttgttggttttgtttttggttgggttttttttttgtttgtttttttcataatgTCAAGTGTTTTCACTCAAGCTAGGCTAACTCAACAGGAGTTAACTCTGCTGTGGATATTATTAATCTTGTCTTGTCTTTGGAAGGTGTATGTCTCTATTTGAGGCTTGCTTTCACTACTGTGTTAGCTCCGGAGTTGGTTGAGGTAACACACCTGAGTTATATCTCGACTtcacactgcagtgaagacaagccttgaGTCTTGGAGGACTGAGAGTGGTGTACATAGTACAGatactgtgcagtagcagggaaAGTGATCTGCTTCTAAAGAATGCAAATCTAGTTCTCTGGCAGAATATTGTCCACAAATGGAGAGGATGGGCAGCAACTAGGAAGCTAAGTCAGGTGATGCAAAGATTCTGAAGTCTGTTGTGAACCTAAGCACATTGTCTTGGAACAATATGTGCCCATTGTGTTTGTACTTTGACTCAAAATGAATGAATATACTTTGTACTCAAAATGAAAATAATCAAAATCATTCTTTTTAAACATACAGAGAACTGATTATCATACGATGAGGTGTAATGCCCTACCTGCAAAGTTCCTATACTATGATGGATCCATCAAAGTTCAGAAGGAGCCAGTCAAGGTAGGTTTTTATTATCATTAATATTTATACTATGGTAGTGACCAAAGGCCTACTTGGGATTGGGGGCACCACTTGGTGCTGTAGAAACAgaaaagagacaatccctgctttGCAAGGTTTTCAGTCTAAAAACATACACAGACAAAGGATAGGACATGTGGAGACAACATAGGAACAAATGAATCTGGTGAAGTACAGGCATAGCTTTGTTAgctatgtgaattttttttaagtgaagtaCTGGTAGTGAGGAAGAGAATAGGACAAGGAAAGTGGGAAAGGAGAACAGTCACAGCTTGTCACCTGCCTCGATATGAAAGCTGGATTTTGTAAACATCATAGCAGAGGCAAGTCTTACAGAAGGATTTAAAGTAGAGCTGTTGATTagtcacagttaactcacgcgattaactccaaaaaattaattgcaattaattgcagttttaatcgcattgttaaacaatagaataccaattgaaatacattaactattttggatgtttttctacattttcatatatattgtattctgtgttgtaattgaaaatcaaagtgtatattattttttattacaaatatttgcactgtaaaatgataaacaaaagaaatagtatttttcaattcacctcatacaagtactgtagtgcaatttctttactgtgaaagtgcaatttacaaatgtaggggtttttttgtttcataGCTACgtgcaaaaccaaaacaatgtaaaacttcagagcctgcaagtctactcagtcctacttcttgttcagccagtcgctaagacaaacaagtttgtttacatttacaggagataatgctgctctcttcttatttacagtgtcaccagaaagtgagaacaggcatttgcatgacacttttgtagctagtattacaaggtatttacgtgccagatatgctaaacatttgtatgtcccttcatatgtcagccaccattccagaggacatgcttccatgccgatgacacttgttaaaaaaataatgcgttaattacatttgtgactgaactccttggggggagaattgtatgtcccctgctctgttttacccacattctgccatatagtttATGTTATAACAGTTTCGGATGATGACCTggcatatgttgttcattttaagaatactttcactgcagatttcacaaaacacaaagaaggtaccaatgtgagatttctaaagatagctacagcactcgacccagggtttaagaatctgaagtgccttccaaaatctgagagggacaaggtgtggagcatgctttcagaagtcttagaagagcaacactccaatgcagaaactacagatcctgaaacaccaaaaaagaaaatcaaccttctgctggtgggatctgactcagataatgaaaatgaacatccgctggtctgcactgctttggattgttattgaacagaacccatcatcagcatggacacatgtctcctagaatggtggttgaagcatgaagggacatatgaatctttagtgcatctggcacgtaaatatcttgcgatgctggctacatcAGTCccatgctcttttgaaaatgaggccctgcGTGAAGTGCATGCAATCTTGTAAAACAGCAGTTTGAAATAAGGGCAGCAGTGaggattttcttttccctttcaaaaatgaatgctgcaagaaaaaaagaagaaaagaaaaagaaaagtggaCAGTGAGTGTCAGATTTTCAACAAAGAAtggaatgcaaaatatttttttacaaacATGAACTCGAAGGCTGTATGCCTGATTTGTCAGGCGAGCATCGCAGTGTTCAAGGAGCATCGCAGTGTTCAAGTTTGAATtgccatttttcaacaaaacatccTAATAATGGCAGCAATTTAACAACTGAGCAATGGGCAAGAAAAGCAGAGAAACTTGCCACGAACTTAAAAGCTCAGCTAAATATTTGTGCAACAGGGTACAGTTCAGGAAGCCATCTCAAAGGCAAGTTATGTTCTGGCGTTTGAAATCACTAAACAAAATAAGCCTTTTGCTGAAAGAATGCATGGTTGATGTTGCTGGCATGCTATGACTGGACTACCAAAACAAATTTGAGAACATTAGTTTGTCACAGACAATTGTTACTCGCTGTGTAGAAGTGATTGATGAATATTTGGCTTCTGAGTTGAACAAGAAAGCCCAGGGCTTTACGTTGTTTTCGTTAGCTCTCAATGACAGCACTGACATTAAGGACACAGCACAATTATTGATTTTTTTGTCAGAAGAATTGATGACAAATTTGAAATCACAGAGGAATTTTTATCAATGGAATCAATGAAAGGCACAACTAAGGGATCGGATTTATATGAGAGGGTGTCTGGCTGCCTTGAACATCTGAAGCTCCCCTGGAGTAAACTGACAAACGTAACCACAGATGGATCGCCAAATTTAATTGGGAAAAACGTAggacttttaaaaagaattcagGACAAAGTAAAAGAAGATGACCCTGATAAAGAGGTGATTTTTCTGCATTGTATTATATACATCAGGAGGGCCTCTGCAAAAATGTCCTGGACATCGATCATGTTGTTCACACAATAGTGAAAATAGTGAATTACATAAGAGCGAGGGGACTTAATCATTGGCAATTCATTTCCCTTCTTGAAGACACTGATGCCGAACACCAGGACTTACTTTatcatacaaagaaaaggagtacttgtggcaccttagagactaaccagtttatcatACAAATGTCCACTGGCTCAGCCTAGGAAAGGAATTGCAGCAATTTGGGAGTTCAGAGATGAAAGTCGCATTTTTCTGGAGAtgcaggggaaagaaaatgatttccctgaattaaaGAATTCAAACTGGGTGTGCGACCTTGCTTTTGGTGGGGATCTCTTGGCACATTTAAATGAACTTAATGTGAAACGGCAAGGAAAGAATGTGTTTGTACATGAATTGTATTCTAGTGTGACAGTTTTCAAAGTCAAGTTAGTcttgttttcaaaacaaattaagGACAAAGTGTTCGCTCACTTTCCAACACTGAAATACTTGGAAGTTTCGCCGGAGCAGACAGAAAAGTACAGCAAAATATTGAGTGACTTGCACGGAGAATTTTCTTGTTGATTCTCTGACTTTGAGAAGATAGAGAAGATGCTGGAGCTGGTATCATGCCCACTGTCATTTGACTACGAGGGACCAACGCAAGAATTACAGGTGGAGCTCATTGATCTCCAATGCAATTTCAACTTGAAGGAAAAGAACAATTGAGAAAAACTGTATGAGTTTTATGTCCCCTTGAGTGAAACAAAGTTCCCAAATATCTGCAAGGTGTCACAGAAAATCCTTGTTTTGTTCGGCTGTGTgtgcaaacaaacattttccctGCTGAATTACAACAaatctgctttgcattatattcagcagtaatgcaagaaacctacaggcctgtatcctgtaaaaGACATTAGCTTtagcaagttagcataaggcttgaggcctatgaacctTGAACAAATAAGCTTTGCATAGATAAACGGCCCAACGGAaaacccaaagtatttggggagctgaaaatagagtttaaggggaagttctgaccacaggtacatgagtcaaccacagaagtgtccTGGCAAAGAACTGACGTACATAACAGGTACATGAAATACGTCTAAGTCTAGCCTGCTTGCTcgcctatata
The genomic region above belongs to Caretta caretta isolate rCarCar2 chromosome 3, rCarCar1.hap1, whole genome shotgun sequence and contains:
- the LOC125633676 gene encoding uncharacterized protein LOC125633676 codes for the protein MQEAPPVCAKRLACVSSKAPAYPGRSGADFPASEMVLTRFAGLGDPYVHTRCCAGMTCCCDTHVYLCARPVSLRCMTPRLPLTKLSLQGKRWLQRTDYHTMRCNALPAKFLYYDGSIKVQKEPVKNTFTADFTKHKEGTNVRFLKIATALDPGFKNLKCLPKSERDKVWSMLSEVLEEQHSNAETTDPETPKKKINLLLVGSDSDNENEHPLVCTALDCY